From Variimorphobacter saccharofermentans, one genomic window encodes:
- a CDS encoding 5-formyltetrahydrofolate cyclo-ligase, with protein sequence MTKNQIRIEMRQLRNHIAVLKRNNDNTAIRKRLFKTEEYQSCIRLFTFISFQSEVDTIEIINQALQDQKKVYAPRVEGNNMDFYEINHLDGLIPSKYGVPEPSAEEIGKYHFNNEVPLTGENLMLLPGLAFDKAGNRIGYGAGYYDRYLAAYPPKIFYKVALAYDFQLVDTIPSEEYDIKADMILLPSQVIRCNK encoded by the coding sequence ATGACAAAAAATCAGATCCGTATAGAAATGAGACAATTACGAAATCATATTGCCGTATTAAAGCGAAATAATGATAATACGGCAATAAGAAAAAGATTATTTAAAACTGAAGAGTATCAATCGTGTATCCGGTTGTTTACCTTTATATCCTTTCAATCGGAAGTAGATACAATAGAGATCATTAATCAGGCATTACAAGATCAAAAAAAGGTATATGCTCCTCGAGTGGAAGGTAACAATATGGACTTTTATGAAATCAATCATCTTGATGGGTTGATTCCAAGCAAATACGGAGTACCAGAGCCTTCAGCAGAGGAAATAGGTAAATATCATTTTAATAATGAGGTACCTCTGACGGGCGAAAATCTAATGTTGCTCCCTGGACTGGCATTTGACAAAGCAGGGAATCGAATCGGATATGGAGCAGGTTACTATGACCGATATTTAGCTGCTTATCCACCGAAGATATTTTATAAAGTCGCTTTGGCATACGATTTTCAGCTAGTAGATACGATACCATCGGAGGAATATGATATCAAAGCGGATATGATTCTGTTACCTTCTCAGGTAATACGATGCAACAAATAG
- a CDS encoding DUF896 domain-containing protein produces the protein MEDQRITRINELYHKSQSVGLTDEEKEEQAKLRKEYIAAIRRNLRGTLDQVSFVNPDGSITKASELKKR, from the coding sequence ATGGAAGATCAAAGAATAACAAGAATTAATGAACTATACCATAAATCCCAGTCAGTAGGGTTAACGGATGAGGAAAAAGAAGAACAGGCAAAGCTTCGTAAAGAATATATTGCTGCGATCCGCAGAAATCTTAGAGGCACTTTAGACCAGGTCTCCTTTGTTAATCCGGATGGATCCATTACAAAGGCTTCTGAACTTAAAAAACGTTAG
- a CDS encoding NAD(P)/FAD-dependent oxidoreductase has protein sequence MIQIVQLKLPIKHTNEDMHSAIVKALKLAKSRTFEYTIIKKSIDARKEEIKYIYTVEVRVDLSKQETEKDIVNKCRNSNVSITERTSYRFEPKGTKPLKHRPVIVGTGPAGLFSAWILAKHGYQPLVVERGYEVNKRVTVVEHFWEQNDLNPNCNVQFGEGGAGTFSDGKLNTMVKDAFHRYPLVMETFVEHGAPSDILYLNKPHIGTDKLRGVVENMRNDIIRMGGEVRFATTLTDILIENDQLAGIELNHNERISCEVLITAIGHSARDTFAMLLKRGIHLSPKAFAIGLRIEHKQSMISMAQYGKSYIDLPAADYKLTHQTKSGRGVYSFCMCPGGYVVNASSEPGHLVVNGMSNYARNGDNANSAIVVTVQPEDFPNTDPLSGVAFQRNWEKAAYAAGKGVVPVQLFGDLFHYRKSVTIGSVIPNIKGEYRLSNLTECLPDNIIEALKEGIMAFDKKIKGFADEEAILSGVESRTSSPVRIHRNEFYESNITGIYPCGEGAGYAGGITSAAIDGIKVFEAVADCYKPCYE, from the coding sequence ATGATACAGATTGTTCAGTTAAAGCTTCCAATCAAGCATACGAATGAGGATATGCATTCTGCTATTGTGAAAGCATTAAAGTTAGCGAAATCGCGGACATTTGAGTATACCATAATAAAGAAGTCCATAGATGCACGAAAAGAAGAGATTAAATATATCTATACAGTCGAAGTACGGGTGGACTTATCCAAGCAGGAGACGGAAAAGGATATTGTTAACAAATGTCGTAATAGTAATGTATCGATTACAGAACGGACTTCATATCGCTTTGAACCGAAGGGAACAAAACCCCTGAAGCATCGTCCGGTAATTGTCGGAACCGGTCCGGCAGGATTATTTTCAGCATGGATTCTGGCAAAGCATGGATATCAGCCACTGGTTGTGGAACGAGGATATGAGGTTAATAAGCGTGTTACAGTTGTAGAACATTTCTGGGAACAGAATGATTTAAATCCGAATTGTAATGTCCAATTTGGTGAAGGAGGAGCCGGTACCTTTTCCGACGGAAAGCTGAATACCATGGTGAAGGATGCATTTCACCGGTATCCTCTTGTTATGGAAACCTTTGTTGAACATGGAGCTCCCTCCGATATTCTGTATCTGAATAAGCCGCATATTGGAACGGATAAGCTTCGTGGTGTGGTCGAGAACATGCGAAATGATATTATTCGCATGGGTGGGGAGGTCCGTTTTGCAACAACCTTAACCGATATATTGATAGAGAACGACCAGCTAGCCGGGATAGAACTAAATCATAATGAAAGAATATCTTGTGAGGTATTGATTACAGCAATCGGGCATAGTGCACGTGATACCTTTGCCATGCTGTTAAAACGTGGAATTCATTTGTCGCCCAAGGCCTTTGCCATCGGACTTCGAATTGAACATAAACAGAGTATGATTAGCATGGCTCAATATGGAAAAAGCTATATTGATCTACCGGCCGCAGACTATAAATTAACTCATCAGACAAAATCCGGCAGAGGAGTTTATTCTTTTTGTATGTGTCCTGGAGGTTACGTTGTGAATGCGTCCTCAGAGCCCGGACATCTGGTGGTAAATGGAATGAGTAATTATGCACGGAATGGTGATAATGCCAATAGTGCCATCGTAGTAACAGTTCAGCCTGAGGATTTTCCGAATACAGATCCCTTAAGTGGGGTTGCTTTTCAACGAAATTGGGAGAAGGCCGCTTATGCAGCTGGAAAAGGTGTGGTACCGGTTCAGCTGTTTGGTGACTTGTTTCATTACAGGAAAAGTGTTACAATAGGTTCTGTTATTCCTAATATCAAAGGAGAATATCGACTTTCGAATTTAACCGAATGTCTTCCTGATAATATTATTGAAGCATTAAAGGAAGGTATTATGGCTTTTGATAAGAAGATAAAAGGCTTTGCTGACGAAGAAGCAATTCTTTCCGGAGTAGAGAGTCGAACCTCTTCACCCGTTCGAATTCATCGAAATGAATTCTATGAAAGTAACATTACCGGCATTTATCCTTGTGGGGAAGGAGCCGGATATGCGGGGGGAATTACTTCGGCAGCAATTGATGGTATTAAGGTTTTTGAGGCAGTAGCTGATTGTTATAAACCATGCTACGAATAA
- the proB gene encoding glutamate 5-kinase has protein sequence MISREALLDKKRIVVKIGSSSLTHPETGSLNLEKMERLVRILTDIRNQGKDVILVSSGAIAVGRKALGLMERPKLRAVKQACAAVGQARLMMVYQKLFAEYNQVAAQILMTKYTMINDISRSNAKNTFEELFRMGVIPIVNENDTVSTEELDLDFGDNDTLSAIVTALVEGDLLILLSDIDGLYTDDPKENQDAVLISCVDEINEDLCSMAKDSTSSVGTGGMTTKISAAKIATASGANMVITNGDNVRHIYHIIEGKEVGTLFLAHKQNNFNIMDYITTKQYEK, from the coding sequence ATGATAAGCAGAGAAGCTTTACTTGATAAAAAAAGAATAGTCGTAAAAATCGGATCATCATCATTAACCCATCCAGAGACTGGAAGCTTAAATCTGGAAAAAATGGAGCGCTTGGTCCGAATATTAACAGATATTAGGAATCAGGGAAAGGATGTAATTCTGGTTTCCTCAGGTGCGATAGCAGTCGGAAGAAAAGCACTGGGACTTATGGAAAGACCAAAGCTACGAGCTGTCAAGCAAGCATGTGCTGCGGTTGGCCAGGCCAGATTAATGATGGTATATCAGAAACTATTTGCTGAATATAATCAAGTGGCTGCACAGATATTGATGACGAAATACACGATGATAAATGATATCAGCCGTTCAAATGCGAAAAACACCTTTGAAGAATTATTTCGAATGGGCGTAATCCCCATTGTTAATGAAAATGATACGGTATCTACCGAAGAGCTGGACCTGGATTTCGGCGATAATGATACCTTATCTGCCATTGTTACAGCATTGGTAGAAGGAGATCTGTTAATTCTTTTATCCGACATTGATGGTCTTTACACGGATGATCCAAAGGAAAACCAGGATGCCGTGCTAATATCCTGTGTGGATGAGATTAATGAAGATCTATGCAGCATGGCAAAGGACTCTACAAGCTCAGTAGGAACGGGTGGAATGACTACAAAGATCTCTGCCGCAAAGATCGCTACTGCATCCGGCGCCAACATGGTTATTACCAATGGTGATAATGTAAGACATATTTACCACATTATTGAGGGAAAAGAGGTTGGTACCTTATTTCTGGCGCATAAGCAGAATAATTTTAATATTATGGATTATATTACTACAAAGCAATACGAAAAATAG
- a CDS encoding M14 family zinc carboxypeptidase, giving the protein MINMDEPIYSYDTLIHDTKKLEEQYHSILDCVTIGSSHDNRDIVLLKLGIGEKYIICCSGVHARETINPIVLMRIIEYYSQMYMEYQEHTNRFKTLIKNPTRHIGEEYEQMLYGACIYELLQTFTILFVPLLNPDGYMVSLKGFDEIRNDELRRKCLDYNIPHYEWKFNARGVDINRNFPCKLWRQKDSTDHSASENETKALIDLFHEYKSMGFLDFHSRGKSIYYYRSMMSESYNLKQLKIANRFREITNYDLEVPENEIDSGDSGGNTVHYFSENFHKPALTIETVDEDATFPLDIKYRESTFEELKLMIFEYGSLIL; this is encoded by the coding sequence ATGATTAATATGGATGAACCGATTTATTCTTATGATACATTGATTCATGATACAAAGAAATTAGAAGAACAATATCATAGTATTTTAGATTGTGTCACGATTGGATCGTCCCATGACAATCGTGACATTGTTCTTCTTAAGCTTGGAATTGGAGAAAAATATATCATCTGCTGTTCGGGTGTGCATGCAAGAGAAACCATCAATCCTATTGTACTCATGAGAATTATTGAGTACTATTCACAAATGTATATGGAGTATCAGGAGCATACGAACAGATTTAAAACCTTGATTAAAAATCCGACAAGACATATTGGCGAAGAATATGAGCAAATGTTGTATGGAGCATGTATCTATGAGTTATTACAAACCTTTACCATCCTGTTTGTTCCACTTTTAAATCCGGATGGATATATGGTATCATTAAAAGGCTTTGATGAGATCCGTAATGATGAATTAAGGCGTAAGTGCCTAGATTATAATATTCCGCATTATGAATGGAAGTTTAATGCCAGAGGGGTAGATATCAATCGCAATTTCCCCTGTAAGCTATGGAGACAGAAGGATAGTACAGATCATTCTGCCAGTGAGAATGAGACGAAAGCATTAATTGATTTGTTTCATGAATATAAATCAATGGGCTTTCTTGATTTTCATTCAAGAGGAAAATCAATTTATTATTATCGCAGTATGATGTCTGAAAGCTATAACCTAAAACAATTGAAAATTGCTAACCGGTTTAGAGAAATTACGAACTATGATTTAGAAGTACCTGAAAATGAAATTGATTCTGGTGATTCCGGAGGAAATACGGTACATTATTTTTCAGAGAATTTTCATAAACCGGCGTTAACAATAGAAACAGTTGACGAAGACGCTACGTTTCCACTTGATATCAAATATCGAGAATCTACTTTTGAGGAATTGAAGCTTATGATATTTGAGTATGGAAGCTTGATTTTATGA
- a CDS encoding glutamate-5-semialdehyde dehydrogenase: protein MSYLEQLGKNAKAASTVLNRMLQEEKNTALKACAKALLDHSEEILVANAIDVEAAKKNRVKSSLVDRLSLNKDRLQAMVDGLLQICALPDPIGEVLSMTVRPNGLMIGQKVVPLGVIGIIYESRPNVTADAFGLCFKTGNAVILRGGSDAINSNKAIVKVLRTGLKEAGCAEDALQLIEDTSRDVAKDFMRMNQYIDVLIPRGGAGLIKTTIENSTIPVIETGTGNCHVYVDEYADFNMALNIIDNAKTQRLGVCNTCESLVIHEKISKAFIPLLYERLNAKDIEIRADERGCSICRNCVKASEEDYGTEYLDKIVSLKVVDSIEEAISHINYYSTKHSEAIITDNYDNAMKFLNEIDSAAVYVNASTRFTDGNEFGFGAEIGISTQKLHARGPMGLKALTTTKYIIFGNGQIRQ, encoded by the coding sequence ATGAGTTATCTGGAACAACTAGGTAAGAACGCTAAAGCAGCATCAACCGTATTAAATCGAATGTTACAGGAAGAGAAAAATACAGCACTTAAAGCTTGTGCCAAAGCTTTATTAGATCACAGCGAGGAAATTCTGGTTGCGAATGCAATCGATGTAGAAGCAGCCAAGAAGAATCGTGTTAAGAGTTCATTGGTAGATCGTCTTAGTCTTAATAAAGACCGATTACAGGCAATGGTGGATGGTCTGTTACAAATATGTGCATTACCGGATCCCATCGGAGAAGTACTGTCCATGACAGTACGTCCTAACGGCCTCATGATAGGACAAAAGGTAGTTCCGCTAGGTGTCATCGGAATTATTTATGAATCAAGACCCAATGTAACTGCGGACGCATTCGGTTTATGCTTTAAAACCGGTAATGCAGTTATATTACGTGGTGGCAGTGATGCGATTAACTCGAATAAGGCAATTGTAAAAGTTCTTCGTACCGGATTGAAGGAGGCTGGATGTGCTGAGGATGCTTTACAACTAATTGAAGATACATCAAGAGATGTTGCGAAGGATTTCATGCGTATGAATCAATACATAGATGTATTAATTCCTCGTGGTGGTGCCGGATTAATCAAAACCACCATAGAAAATAGTACCATCCCTGTAATTGAAACAGGAACAGGAAATTGTCATGTATATGTGGATGAATATGCGGATTTTAATATGGCACTGAATATCATCGACAATGCGAAGACACAGCGTCTTGGTGTCTGCAACACCTGCGAATCTCTTGTCATTCATGAGAAGATCAGTAAAGCCTTTATTCCGCTATTATATGAACGCCTAAATGCGAAGGATATAGAAATCAGGGCGGACGAACGAGGCTGTTCAATCTGTAGAAATTGTGTCAAGGCCAGTGAAGAGGATTATGGAACAGAGTACCTGGATAAAATCGTATCCTTAAAGGTAGTTGACAGTATTGAGGAAGCAATTTCTCATATCAATTATTACAGTACGAAGCATTCCGAAGCAATTATTACAGATAACTATGATAATGCAATGAAATTCTTAAATGAGATCGATTCTGCTGCAGTCTATGTAAATGCTTCCACTCGGTTTACCGATGGGAATGAATTCGGATTTGGAGCAGAAATCGGTATCAGCACGCAAAAGCTTCATGCCAGAGGTCCTATGGGACTTAAAGCACTCACAACAACAAAATATATTATCTTTGGAAATGGGCAGATAAGACAATGA
- the hflK gene encoding FtsH protease activity modulator HflK: protein MSEQQVYDYPPNKNVGSFMKKFGKIFFLVIGLIVIAILIFGSFYTIKEQEQAVVTTFGRAKTVNSAGLHFKIPIIQRVQKVDTTIKGFSIGYDLETGNKVEEESMMITRDFNFVNVDFFVEYKVSDPVKALYASEEPITILKNIAQSSIRMVVGSYDVDSVITTGKYEIQSAIKTSILEELEQHDIGIQLVNITIQDSEPPTDEVMEAFKSVETAKQGKETAVNNANKYRNEQLPKADAQVDKILQEAQSTKTKRMNEAYAEVARFNEMYEEYAKYPLITKQRMFYEAMEDVLPSLKVIIDSSDSEVQKLLPLDSLIGLENETDKVPTRQTNNDTSEEGGQQ, encoded by the coding sequence ATGTCAGAACAACAAGTATATGATTATCCACCCAATAAAAATGTTGGTAGTTTTATGAAAAAGTTCGGGAAAATATTTTTTCTTGTTATAGGCTTGATTGTAATTGCCATCCTAATTTTTGGTTCCTTTTATACCATTAAGGAGCAGGAGCAGGCAGTGGTAACAACCTTCGGAAGAGCAAAGACAGTGAATTCAGCCGGATTACATTTTAAGATTCCTATTATTCAAAGGGTGCAGAAGGTTGATACAACAATTAAAGGGTTTTCCATTGGATATGATCTGGAAACAGGTAATAAAGTAGAAGAAGAATCAATGATGATTACTAGAGATTTTAACTTTGTTAATGTTGATTTTTTCGTAGAATATAAGGTTTCCGATCCTGTGAAAGCACTGTACGCATCAGAAGAGCCTATTACCATTCTGAAGAATATTGCACAGAGCAGTATTCGTATGGTAGTCGGAAGCTATGATGTAGATAGTGTAATTACAACAGGAAAATATGAAATTCAATCTGCGATCAAAACATCGATTTTAGAGGAATTGGAGCAACATGATATTGGTATCCAGTTAGTTAATATTACCATACAGGATTCTGAACCACCGACGGATGAGGTAATGGAAGCCTTTAAATCTGTAGAGACAGCGAAACAAGGAAAAGAAACAGCAGTCAATAATGCAAACAAATACCGTAACGAACAGCTTCCGAAGGCAGATGCCCAGGTAGATAAAATCTTACAGGAAGCACAGTCTACGAAAACCAAACGAATGAATGAAGCTTATGCAGAAGTAGCAAGATTTAATGAAATGTACGAGGAATATGCAAAGTATCCATTGATTACAAAACAAAGAATGTTTTATGAGGCGATGGAGGATGTGCTTCCTTCCTTGAAGGTGATTATTGATAGCAGTGATTCCGAAGTACAAAAGCTATTACCTTTAGATTCCCTAATAGGGTTAGAAAATGAAACAGACAAGGTGCCAACGAGACAGACGAATAATGATACTTCTGAGGAAGGAGGGCAGCAATAA
- the hflC gene encoding protease modulator HflC yields the protein MKAKKISGAILLILLVAGFIVLASSTIVTKEDQYSIVKRFGKIERVIDEAGLSFRTPFIETVDVIPKNIQFYDMPESDVITMDKKTMVADSYVLWKVKDPIKFAQSLNNNVVQAENRIDTTVYNAMKNVISSLSQSDVISGRDGELNTAFMENIGNSMDQYGIELITVETKHLDLPSDNKTAVFERMISERAQIAATYTAEGESEAQKIRNTTDKDVAISISNAEAEAAKIIAEGEAEYMKILSQAYSSKERSEFYTFVRSLDAARAALNGDNKTLILSEDSPLAQIFYNID from the coding sequence ATGAAAGCAAAGAAAATCAGTGGAGCCATTTTACTCATTTTATTAGTTGCCGGATTCATTGTCTTAGCTTCCTCTACCATCGTCACGAAAGAAGATCAATACAGCATTGTAAAACGATTCGGGAAAATCGAACGAGTGATTGATGAAGCAGGGCTATCCTTTCGAACACCATTTATAGAAACTGTGGATGTAATACCTAAGAATATTCAATTCTATGACATGCCGGAATCGGATGTTATTACTATGGATAAGAAGACCATGGTGGCAGACAGTTATGTGCTTTGGAAGGTAAAGGATCCGATTAAATTTGCTCAATCCTTGAATAATAATGTAGTTCAGGCTGAAAACAGAATTGATACCACTGTATATAATGCAATGAAGAATGTTATCAGCAGTCTTTCTCAGTCCGATGTGATCAGTGGAAGAGATGGTGAACTAAATACAGCGTTCATGGAGAACATCGGTAATTCCATGGATCAATATGGTATTGAGTTAATTACTGTGGAGACAAAGCATCTTGATCTTCCCAGTGACAATAAGACAGCAGTATTTGAGCGTATGATATCCGAGCGTGCACAGATTGCAGCAACCTATACGGCAGAAGGTGAATCTGAGGCTCAGAAAATTCGTAACACAACGGACAAGGATGTTGCCATCAGTATTTCGAACGCAGAAGCTGAAGCGGCAAAGATTATCGCAGAAGGTGAAGCAGAATATATGAAGATTCTATCACAGGCATATTCCAGCAAGGAGCGTAGTGAGTTCTACACTTTTGTTCGTTCTCTGGACGCTGCAAGAGCAGCATTAAATGGTGATAATAAGACATTAATATTATCCGAGGATTCCCCGTTAGCGCAGATATTCTATAATATAGATTAA
- a CDS encoding BaiN/RdsA family NAD(P)/FAD-dependent oxidoreductase — translation MNYDVIIVGAGASGLMAAIAAARQGSSVLVIEHKDKAGKKILATGNGKCNFTNLIQIPECYRSNDSAFPMKVLSCFDESKTIQFFEELGIYPKNRNGYLYPNSEQASSIVQVLMLECERLKVEFHYNETVKSIQKPYYTVYTEHTIYEEKLPSGKKKKGTGRAPITIEKRKYLSKKIILATGGCASPQLGSDGSGFILAKSFGHTIIKPLPALVQLKASETYLSTISGVRLSASVRLKVNNKQISKEEGEVIFTDYGISGIPVLQISRFAAKALDQGEKVVIELDFLPELTTDTFYQMVKKRIKQNSIKTTEELLLGIINHKLAYIIVKAAGLDPVQNAGVLNDNDVKKIVHLSKTFRMNIIDTNSFEQAQVCAGGVSTAEINENTLESKLSGGLYLAGELIDVDGTCGGYNLQWAWSSGYVAGTSAGKKLK, via the coding sequence TTGAATTACGATGTGATCATCGTTGGTGCCGGCGCTTCCGGATTAATGGCAGCCATTGCGGCTGCAAGACAGGGAAGCTCCGTACTTGTAATAGAGCATAAGGATAAGGCAGGCAAAAAAATATTGGCGACCGGGAACGGAAAATGTAATTTTACGAATCTCATCCAGATTCCCGAATGCTACCGTAGTAATGACAGTGCATTTCCCATGAAGGTACTGTCTTGTTTTGATGAATCAAAGACAATCCAATTCTTTGAGGAGTTAGGTATATATCCAAAGAATCGTAACGGTTATCTATATCCGAATTCAGAACAAGCTTCCAGTATAGTTCAGGTATTAATGCTGGAATGTGAACGGTTAAAGGTGGAATTTCATTATAATGAAACAGTAAAATCTATTCAAAAGCCATATTACACTGTATATACAGAGCACACTATATATGAAGAGAAACTTCCTTCGGGAAAGAAGAAAAAAGGTACGGGTAGAGCTCCCATTACAATAGAAAAGCGAAAATATTTATCAAAGAAGATCATTCTTGCTACTGGTGGTTGTGCTTCCCCGCAATTAGGTTCTGATGGAAGTGGCTTTATATTGGCAAAAAGCTTCGGTCATACCATTATTAAACCATTACCTGCGCTGGTACAGCTAAAAGCCTCCGAAACGTACTTGAGTACGATATCCGGTGTTCGATTATCTGCTTCGGTAAGATTAAAGGTAAATAATAAGCAGATATCAAAGGAAGAAGGAGAAGTTATATTTACTGATTATGGAATATCCGGAATACCGGTTCTTCAAATCAGTCGATTTGCTGCAAAGGCTTTAGATCAAGGAGAAAAAGTGGTAATTGAGTTGGATTTTCTGCCTGAATTAACTACAGATACCTTCTATCAGATGGTTAAGAAACGGATTAAGCAGAATTCAATAAAAACAACGGAAGAATTACTGTTAGGTATTATAAACCATAAACTTGCCTACATTATTGTTAAAGCTGCAGGTCTTGATCCGGTTCAGAATGCCGGGGTATTAAATGACAATGATGTGAAAAAAATCGTTCATTTATCAAAAACATTTCGTATGAATATTATCGATACTAATTCCTTTGAACAGGCTCAGGTATGTGCGGGAGGAGTATCAACGGCAGAAATTAATGAAAACACACTGGAATCTAAGCTTTCCGGCGGCTTATATCTGGCTGGTGAATTAATCGATGTTGATGGAACCTGTGGGGGATATAATTTACAATGGGCTTGGAGCAGTGGATATGTAGCAGGTACTTCCGCTGGTAAAAAGCTGAAGTAG
- the miaB gene encoding tRNA (N6-isopentenyl adenosine(37)-C2)-methylthiotransferase MiaB, producing MDNKNTNVNEAEAAKQYAIMEELKALFDQEYQKTGKRKTYHIETFGCQMNSRDSEKISGILKQIGYEETDTEDADFVLYNTCTVRENANNRVYGRLGYLGKLKKKHPGMLIAICGCMMQEAAAVEKIKTSYRFVDIIFGTHNIFKLAELLKTRLESDRMVIDLWKNTDMIVENLPNIRKYSFKAGVNIMFGCNNFCSYCIVPYVRGRERSRNPQDIIDEIKKLAADGVVEVMLLGQNVNSYGKNLDNPMTFAELLREIEKVDGIERIRFMTSHPKDLSDDLINVMKESKKICKHLHLPIQSGSTRLLQIMNRKYTKESYLELVDKIRAAVPDISLTTDIIVGFPGETEEDFLETIDVVRKVGYDSAFTFLYSKRTGTPAATMDGQVEESVAMERFDRLLKEIQASSAKSAGKDEHTVQKVLVEEVNEQDPTLLTGRLSNNLLVHFPGDKSLIGKIIDVSLDESKGFYYMGSIR from the coding sequence ATGGATAATAAAAATACCAATGTAAATGAGGCAGAAGCTGCAAAGCAATATGCAATAATGGAAGAACTTAAAGCACTATTTGATCAGGAATATCAAAAAACCGGGAAGAGAAAAACATATCATATTGAAACGTTTGGCTGTCAGATGAATAGTCGGGACTCTGAGAAAATATCTGGTATTCTGAAGCAAATAGGTTATGAAGAAACGGATACAGAGGATGCTGATTTTGTTCTATATAATACCTGCACTGTTCGGGAAAATGCTAACAACCGAGTGTATGGCCGATTAGGATATTTAGGTAAACTTAAGAAAAAGCATCCTGGAATGTTAATCGCGATATGCGGCTGCATGATGCAGGAGGCAGCCGCTGTTGAGAAAATTAAGACAAGCTATCGTTTTGTAGATATTATATTTGGAACACACAATATCTTTAAATTAGCAGAATTATTAAAGACACGCCTTGAGTCTGACCGTATGGTCATTGATCTTTGGAAAAACACCGATATGATTGTAGAAAATCTTCCGAATATCCGAAAATACAGCTTTAAAGCCGGTGTTAATATCATGTTCGGTTGTAATAATTTCTGCAGTTATTGTATCGTACCCTATGTAAGAGGTAGGGAAAGAAGCAGAAATCCTCAGGACATCATAGATGAGATTAAGAAGTTAGCAGCTGATGGAGTAGTTGAAGTCATGCTGCTTGGTCAGAATGTTAATTCCTATGGTAAAAATCTTGACAATCCTATGACCTTTGCCGAGCTTCTACGTGAAATTGAGAAGGTGGATGGAATTGAACGAATTCGTTTCATGACTTCACATCCAAAGGACTTATCCGATGATTTGATAAACGTAATGAAAGAAAGTAAAAAAATATGCAAGCATCTTCACCTTCCTATTCAATCAGGAAGCACAAGACTGCTTCAGATTATGAATCGAAAATATACAAAAGAAAGCTATCTTGAGCTGGTTGACAAGATTCGAGCAGCGGTTCCGGATATATCATTAACGACGGATATTATCGTTGGTTTTCCAGGTGAAACTGAGGAAGACTTCCTTGAAACCATAGATGTAGTACGTAAAGTAGGATATGACAGCGCATTTACCTTCCTTTATTCTAAGAGGACGGGTACACCTGCTGCTACGATGGATGGGCAGGTTGAAGAGTCAGTAGCAATGGAGCGTTTCGATCGGTTGCTTAAGGAAATACAGGCAAGCTCTGCGAAATCTGCCGGAAAGGATGAACATACCGTTCAGAAGGTTCTTGTGGAAGAGGTAAACGAACAGGATCCTACATTGCTTACAGGAAGACTAAGTAATAATCTTTTGGTACATTTTCCAGGAGATAAAAGTCTTATTGGTAAAATTATTGATGTAAGCCTGGATGAGAGTAAAGGCTTTTATTATATGGGAAGTATACGTTAA